The segment CGGGATGAGCCGGTCCGGGTACTGCGAGTAGAACTCGGCGATGTCCATCTCGCCCGAGCCGGCGACGTCCCAGTACTTCATCGTCTCCGGGAAGAGCCAGAGCGCGCTCTGCACGCCGGGCTGCGTGGTGGTGGGCATCTTGGCCCGGATCTCGACGCGTCCGCGGTCGAGCGTGTACCGGCCCCAGGTGGTGACCGAGCCCGACGTGTAGCGGGTGGTCACGGTCTTGCCCTCGGCGGTGCACGTGACCGGCTCGTCCTCCATCCGCGTGGTCAGGCGCAGGCTGCCGTCCGCGACGCTCAGGTTCTCCGGGCGGTCGACCCAGCAGTCGCCGTAGGTGAGGCCGGTGGCCTCGCTCGTGGCGACGAGCCACTTGCTGCTGTCGAGGGCGTCGCCGTCGAAGTCGTCGCTGAAGGTGCAGCTCCAGGCCGAGCCGTCGGTCTTGAGCCGCGTGGGGCCGCAGGCATCGGCGGACGCGTCGGACCCGGTGGTCGGGACAGGCGTCGGCGTCGGCGTCGGGGTCGGCGTCGGGGTCGGGGTCGGCGTCGGGGTCGGGGTCGGCGTCGGGGTCGGGGTCGGCGTCGGGGTCGGGGTCGGCGTGGGGGTCGGCGTCGGAGTGGGGGTCGGCGAGGCAGAAGGCTTCGGCGCGGGCTTGGCCTTCGCAGCGGCCACGGCGCGCGACCGCGCGAGCGAGGTGGCCGCTGCACTGGCGCTGGCGGTGGCCCGCTTCCTGGCCGTGGCCCGTGCCCGCGAGAGAGCCCGCGACCGGGCCAAGGACGTGGCCTTCTTCTTGCTCGTGCTGGTCGCCTTGGCGGCTGCGACCGCGCGGGCGGTCCGTCGGATCGTCGCCGTGCCCCGGTACCCGTCGTGGACGGCCGACCGGGTCACGGTCGAGGTGGCGGTGGCGCTCTTCTTCGCCGTCACCGTGTACCGACGGGCGGCGTCGGCACTCGGCGCCACGAGCGTGGACATCAACAAGGCGCCGACGACGAGCAGGACGACACGTGTCGCCCCGCCCGCGCAGCGCCGCCTGACGGCGGTCTGCATGGTGTTCTCCCTCTGTTGCGGAACAACGCCCAACGCTCTGCGCGTCACTCGTGCCCTATGGCGGCCTCCCAACCACCACATGCGGACGTTGTCCCGGTTTCAATCGGGACTTTAGTCCTTTTCGGCCCCATCTCGCATCCCGATCGCGGAAGACGTTCGACCGGTACCGTGGAGGCAGCGCGAAGGAGGAGCGAATGACCACGATCGTCGTCGGATACGTCGCCACGCCCGAGGGTGAGGCCGCCTGGAGCTGGGGTGTCGAGCACGCTGCCGCCGTGGGCGCGAAGGTGGTGGTGATCGCCTCGGACACGCCCCACCCCGACGTCACGCCCGAGTCGGTCGTCGAGCAGCTCGAGTCGCGCCTGGCCGACGCCGGCGTCGAGCACGAGGTGGTGCACTTCGTGGGCTCCAGCGGTGCCGCGGACTCGATCCTCGACAACGCCCACCGCCACGACGCCTCGCTCGTCGTGATCGGTCAGCGACGCCGCTCGCCCGTGGGCAAGCTCGTGCTCGGCTCCACGTCGCAGCGGATCCTCCTCGAGGCCGAGTGCCCCGTCGTGGCGGTCAAGGCACCACGCTGACCTCCGCGCTCGGCCGCCTGCCCGCCGAGGTGGTGCAGACCGACCCCGACGTCGTGGCCGGGTTCGCGCACGACGAGGCCCAGCTGGTGAAGCGCGCGCTGCCGGTGGCGGTGCTGTCGCCACGCACGACCCGCGAGGTCGCGGCCTGCGTGGTCGCGGCCGACGAGGCAGGCCTGGCGGTCGTCACCCGCGGGGCCGGCACCGGACTGGCCGGCGGCGCCAACGCTCCCGCCGGGTCGGTGGTCCTCAGCACCCGTCGGCTCGACCGGATCCTCTCGATCGACGTCGAGGAGCGTGTCGCGGTGGTGCAGCCCGGCGTGATCACCGCCGACCTGCGCACGGCCGTGGCCGACGTCGGGCTGTTCTACCCACCCGACCCGGGCAGCGTCGCGATCTCCACCATCGGCGGCAACGTGGCCACGAACGCCGGCGGCATGTGCTGCGTGAAGTACGGGGTGACCGGTGACTACGTGCTCGGCCTGGAGGCGGTCCTCGCCGACGGACGCGTGATGCGCACCGGGCGACGCACCGTGAAGGGGGTCGCCGGCTACGACCTGACCAGCCTGCTCGTCGGCTCCGAGGGCACGCTGGGCGTGATCACCGAGGTCACGCTCCGCCTGCGACCCGCTCCCCCTCCACCCTCGACCGTCGTCGCGACCTTCGCCGACCTGGAGGACGCCGGCCGGGCGGTGGAACGGCTCTCCGCCGACGCCATCGACCTCTCGATGCTCGAGCTCCTCGACGCCACCACGCTCGCGGCCGTCGACGCACACACCCACATGGGCATCGACGCCGCCGCGATGCTGCTGGTGCAGACCGACCTGCCCGAGGCGCAGACCACCGTGGAGGCCGTGCGCCGCATCTGCGACGCCTCCGGAGCGGTCGACGTGGCGCTCACCACGGATGCCGCCGAGGGCGCGCAGCTGCTCGAGGCCAGACGCCAGGCGCTTCCTGCTCTCGAGCGCCTGGGCGACTGGCTGCTCGACGACGTGTGCGTCCCGCGGCGGGCCGTCGTCGACCTGGTCACCGGCATCCAGCGGGTCGCCGCGGACGAGGACCTGAGGATCGGGGTGTTCGGGCACGCCGGCGACGGCAACATGCACCCCACGATCATCTTCGACCGGCGCGACCCGGCCGACGTGGCGGCGGCGCACCGCGCCTTCGACGCGATCACCGCCCTGGCCCTCGAGCTGGGTGGGACGGTCACCGGCGAGCACGGCGTGGGCCGGCTCAAGTCCGGCTGGCTCACGCGCGAGCTCGACCCCGTGGCCCTCGACGTGCACCACGCCGTGAAGGCCGCGTTCGACCCCGCCGGGCGCCTCAACCCCGGCAACGTCCTGTCGCCACGCCCAGAGGGCTGAGCCGCGGCCACCGCCGCCCGGCCGACGTGGGAGGGCTCAGGAGGCGTCGGGGAGCGCGCGCTCGAGGATCGCGGCCGTGTCGACCCCGACGTCGAGCGTCCCGAAGGCCAGCCCGCCCTGCCCGCCGAGGCGCGACGAGCAGAAGGCGTCGGCCACGGCCGGCGTGGAGTGCCGCACGAGCAGCGAGCCCTGGAGTGCCAGTGCCATCTGCTCCACGAGCCGACGCGCACGGAACTCGATGCTCGAGAGGTCGGCCGTTGCCGCGGTGAGGTCGGCGCCCAGTCGGTCGGCCGCGGCATCGAGGTGGCGGTTCGCACCCTTCCCGAGCCCGATCTCGTGCATGAGCACGTCGGCCACGACCGGCTCCCGTCCGAGCGCGCGCAGGACGTCGAGCGCGTTCACGTTGCCCGAGCCCTCCCAGATGGAGTTGAGCGGGGCCTCGCGGTAGAGCCGCGGCATGCCCGACTCCTCGACGTACCCGTTGCCTCCGAGGCACTCCATGGCCTCGGCGGTGAAGGCCGGGCCACGCTTGGTGATCCAGTACTTGCCGAGGGCGGTGCCGATGCGCCGGAACGCCTGCTCCTGCTCGTCGCCCCGGAGCGCCCGGTCGGTGGCACCCGCCAGCCGCATGGTCAGCGACGTCGCAGCCTCGGACTCGACGGCGAGGTCGGCCAGGACGTTGCGCATGAGGGGCTGGTCGACGAGCAGCGCGCCGAAGGCGGAGCGGTGCGACACGTGGTGCCCGGCCTCCACCAGCGCCTTGCGCATGAGGGTGCTGGTGCCGGCCGCGCAGTCCAGACGGGTGCAGCCGACCATGTCGATGATGGTGCGGACACCACGCCCCTCGTCGCCCACGAGCCAGGCGACCGTGCCGTCGAACTCCGGCTCCGACGACGCGTTGGACCGGTTGCCCAGCTTGTCCTTGAGGCGGACGATGTGGAACGGGTTGCGCGTGCCGTCGGGCAGGATCCGCGGCACCAGGAAGCAGGACAGGCCGCCGGGCGACTGCGCGAGCACGAGGAAGACGTCGCACATCGGGGCCGACGTGAACCACTTGGCGCCGTGCAGCGTGAAGACACCCGGCTCGCCGGTGGGTCGGGCGACCGTGGAGTTGGTGCGCACGTCGGACCCGCCCTGGCGCTCCGTCATGCCCATGCCGGCGAGCAGGCCGCGCTTCGTCGAGGGGGTCCGCAGCCCCGGGTCGTAGATGCGCGACGTGAGCAGCGGCTCGTACACGGCGGCGAGCTCGGGCTGGTGGCGCAGCGCCGGCACGACCGCGTACGTCATGGTCACGGGGCAGCCGTGCCCCGCCTCCGTGTGACCCCACACGAGCCCCCTCGCGGTGCGGGCCGCGTGGGCGCCGGGCCGGTCGTCGACCCAGGCCGCGCCGCCCATCCCCTCGGCGATCGAGGTGCGCATGAGGTGGTGCCAGGCCGGGTGGAACTCGACCTCGTCCACGCGGTTCCCGTAGCGGTCGACGGTGCGCAGCTCCGGGTCGAACCGGTTGGCGTCCTCGGCCCACTGCTGGGCCTCGACCCCGCCCGCCAGCTGCCCGACGCGCCGGACGTCGGCCTCGTTCCAGCCGGCTCCCTCGCGGTGCAGGGTCTCCAGGAGTGCCACGTCGGCGGAGGCGTCGTAGGGCGCGAGGGGCGGGGCCTGGTTGGCGTCCTGCACACCGGTCGGAGCAGTAGCGTGGCCGTCGGCGGCGGGGTACGGCGTGGTGGTCATGCACCAAGCATTGCATCATCGCTACAGTTGTCAAGAAAGTGCAATGTCCAGTCGCTCGACCGAGGGGGGAGACCGATGGAGGTCCGCCCCCTCAGCGCGCGGTCGATCGTGCTCAGCCTGCTGCTCGCCGTACACCCTCCCGAGCTGACGGCCGCCCAGCTCGTCGCCCTCGGCGAGGTCTTCGACGTCCCCGAGTCCACGGTGCGGGC is part of the Aeromicrobium sp. Leaf245 genome and harbors:
- a CDS encoding family 16 glycosylhydrolase, with the protein product MQTAVRRRCAGGATRVVLLVVGALLMSTLVAPSADAARRYTVTAKKSATATSTVTRSAVHDGYRGTATIRRTARAVAAAKATSTSKKKATSLARSRALSRARATARKRATASASAAATSLARSRAVAAAKAKPAPKPSASPTPTPTPTPTPTPTPTPTPTPTPTPTPTPTPTPTPTPTPTPTPVPTTGSDASADACGPTRLKTDGSAWSCTFSDDFDGDALDSSKWLVATSEATGLTYGDCWVDRPENLSVADGSLRLTTRMEDEPVTCTAEGKTVTTRYTSGSVTTWGRYTLDRGRVEIRAKMPTTTQPGVQSALWLFPETMKYWDVAGSGEMDIAEFYSQYPDRLIPTMHYATTSPGFTNYYCMVQDPTQWHTYSLEWDRDRIRVEYDGAVCLDHKITLVGQLLQGQPFDQDYTINLTQMLGSGANAPTSDTQLPATMEVDHVRVWQ
- a CDS encoding universal stress protein, whose translation is MTTIVVGYVATPEGEAAWSWGVEHAAAVGAKVVVIASDTPHPDVTPESVVEQLESRLADAGVEHEVVHFVGSSGAADSILDNAHRHDASLVVIGQRRRSPVGKLVLGSTSQRILLEAECPVVAVKAPR
- a CDS encoding FAD-binding oxidoreductase, with the translated sequence MPRRGGQGTTLTSALGRLPAEVVQTDPDVVAGFAHDEAQLVKRALPVAVLSPRTTREVAACVVAADEAGLAVVTRGAGTGLAGGANAPAGSVVLSTRRLDRILSIDVEERVAVVQPGVITADLRTAVADVGLFYPPDPGSVAISTIGGNVATNAGGMCCVKYGVTGDYVLGLEAVLADGRVMRTGRRTVKGVAGYDLTSLLVGSEGTLGVITEVTLRLRPAPPPPSTVVATFADLEDAGRAVERLSADAIDLSMLELLDATTLAAVDAHTHMGIDAAAMLLVQTDLPEAQTTVEAVRRICDASGAVDVALTTDAAEGAQLLEARRQALPALERLGDWLLDDVCVPRRAVVDLVTGIQRVAADEDLRIGVFGHAGDGNMHPTIIFDRRDPADVAAAHRAFDAITALALELGGTVTGEHGVGRLKSGWLTRELDPVALDVHHAVKAAFDPAGRLNPGNVLSPRPEG
- a CDS encoding acyl-CoA dehydrogenase family protein encodes the protein MTTTPYPAADGHATAPTGVQDANQAPPLAPYDASADVALLETLHREGAGWNEADVRRVGQLAGGVEAQQWAEDANRFDPELRTVDRYGNRVDEVEFHPAWHHLMRTSIAEGMGGAAWVDDRPGAHAARTARGLVWGHTEAGHGCPVTMTYAVVPALRHQPELAAVYEPLLTSRIYDPGLRTPSTKRGLLAGMGMTERQGGSDVRTNSTVARPTGEPGVFTLHGAKWFTSAPMCDVFLVLAQSPGGLSCFLVPRILPDGTRNPFHIVRLKDKLGNRSNASSEPEFDGTVAWLVGDEGRGVRTIIDMVGCTRLDCAAGTSTLMRKALVEAGHHVSHRSAFGALLVDQPLMRNVLADLAVESEAATSLTMRLAGATDRALRGDEQEQAFRRIGTALGKYWITKRGPAFTAEAMECLGGNGYVEESGMPRLYREAPLNSIWEGSGNVNALDVLRALGREPVVADVLMHEIGLGKGANRHLDAAADRLGADLTAATADLSSIEFRARRLVEQMALALQGSLLVRHSTPAVADAFCSSRLGGQGGLAFGTLDVGVDTAAILERALPDAS